The sequence below is a genomic window from Ignavibacteriales bacterium.
TTGTGCCCGGAATCTGACCGCCGGCTGCATTTACAAGAACATCTATCCGTTTAAATTTTTTTATGATCAAATCATTAACGGAACTGATACTTGATTCATCAAGAACATCGCAAGTATAACCGAAAGTATTTTTATTTATTTTTTTTAGCTCATTTACTTTTGTGATCAGTCTTTCTTCATTTTTATCGAGCAAAATCACCTTTGAATCTGCTTTTAAAAATCCTTTGGCAAGCTCACTTCCGATTACGCCGCTGCCGCCGGTTACCACAATAATTTTGTTATTAAGGTTGAACAGGTTTTCTAAATATTTCATCAAAAATCCTTAGTAAGATAAAGTCCTGGGGTTAGACAAAAATCCTTTATTTGCAGCCAAAAATAAGGATTTATAAGCAATAATGATAATATTTCTCTAGTAAGTTTTGAAGCAATTTTTAACTCAAATTTCGGATGCTTTAGGATAAGATTACGGGGAAATTATTAGACGGGATTTTGAATCAGTGGGCACCATCCCTCACATATTTCATGAAAATTATTATAGAACATAAAATTCATTTAATAACAATGAATAGTACTTTAGTTTTTTCTTTGGCAGTTACTAGGTAATGTATGTTTGAAGTGAGATGATAAAACTCATTCATCTTTATATGATTTATGGTTCCATTAATTTTTATTTCAATTGTGCCTTCTATAACAAGCAGCATAATTTCATTCGGGGTCGAACTTTCCATAAGCGACTCATCTTTATCGAAAGCATAGAGTGTAACCGAGCCATTGTTTCTTTTAATTATCTGTTTGCTGACAATTGCATCTGATTGGTAGTTAATAAGCCCGATAATTGATTTAGGTGTAATGGGGAGTAACATTTGATTCATGTATTGTGTCTTCTTTAATTTTTTTTGAAATGCATATTGATAAAAAACCCGCTCCAACCGGAGAGGAGCGGATTATTTTGGAGATCTGGATGGACGGCTATTTATTTTTTAACATGTAATCATTTCCTGTCTGATCAACTATCGTTTACCGGTATTCATATTCAGCTTATCTTTGCCGCCGTTTCCTACTCCCGAATTACTTTCAGAAACAACTTTATGCACATAATTCAATTCGTCGTTAAGTAATGAAACTGTGCAGAGTGCTTCTGAAGACTTTTCCAGTGATGAAAATTTTAGTTTAGGATGATTGTTAAAATTATTTAATGAAATGTTCTCAACATTGTTTAACTGAAATTCCGTGGGCTTAGTTACTGCTGGTGCCTCCCACACCAGCAGAGCAGAATTAATAATCACTTTTGCTTTTAATTTTTCAGGTGGGTCATTCCCCGCATAGATAAATGCCGCAATTAGGGTTACAAAATAAATTACTGAAAGATAGAACATCTTTTTGTTATTCATTGTAACCTCCTTGCACCTTGGTTTTCAATTCTTTCTCACGCATAGAAAACCAAATTTTGCGCCAAGTGGTTCAATGGGAAATTGATTGTTTATTGTTCAGAAATGAAATTATTAATTGAAGGAATTGCCCGCTGAATGCCGGAATCTGATTATTCCTGCATATCTACTTACTAAATGTTTTTAAATTATGAGTGGTTTAGCTTATCAGCTATTCTATGACCGATTTAATTTAATTTGTCAGAGTTTTTGTTCTGAATAACATTTTCGTCATAGTAATAATGTTCAATCAGGGTTATCAGGTATGGATGATATTTGTTTGGCATTTTTTTAAACTTTATACCAAGCTTTTCCTTTAGCTCATCAATGGGAATTTCCCTATCAATGTAAACCGTAAGGTTAGTGATGTACTCATTCAATTTATTTGTTATACGGGTCTTTACATTTTCATCCGAAGAAGTTGTTATACTTCTTACAGTTTTTTCAAAATCAAATTCGTTGTTGCAAAACTCTCTGAAGAAAACTCCGCGGATGTATTCAGAAATTGTACTTCTGTGAAGTCCGCCAAGTTCTGCCGCGGTTTCTGAAATCGCACTATGAGAAAATTCTTTTGCATTCAGTTTTTCAAAAATTCTTCCTTCAAGATTCTGATTGTTTTTCATGCTGCCTATTATTTCAGGAGGAAGATATTTCAGATTAATAAAGCCGCTGTTATCAACTTTCGCAAGAATTGAAGCTCTCTTGATTACGTTTTCAAGCTGCCTGATATTGCCGGGCCAGTGATAGGATAAAAATGCTTCAAGTGAGGAATCGGCTAATTTGATATTTGAAGTCCCTTCTTTCTCAAGAAAATAATTTGTCAGCGCAATTAAGTCTGACTTTCGGGATTTTAAAGGCGGAATTTTAACTTTGATCACATTCAACCTGTAATAGAGATCTTCCCTGAATTTCTTTTCACGAACGAGAGTCTCAATATTTTTATTTGATGCCGCAATTATTCTGACAGCAATTTTATTTGTTTTAGTGCCGCCAACACGGTTGAATTCACCGGACTGAAGCACTCGCAAAAGTTTTATCTGAAACATTTCGCTGGTTTCAGTTATTTCATCGAGAAAAATTGTTCCTTTGTCCGCAGTTTCAAAAAATCCTTTGCGCATTTTTTTTGCGCCGGTAAACGCGCCTTCTTCGTGCCCGAACAACTCACTTTCAAGCAATGACTCGGGGAGTGCACCACAGTTGATAGTTATAAAGTTTTCATTTTTTCTATCACTCAGATCATGTATTGCCTTTGCGACAAGTTCTTTCCCGGTACCGCTTTCACCAAGTATAAGAACTGTTGCATCGGTTGGTGCAATTTTTTTAATCAGATTAATTATCTCAACAAGTTTACTGTTCTTTGTATGTATGATGTTATGGAAATTTTTTATTTCAGCATCAACGACCGGTTTAACTTCTTCCACTTCATCAAGTCTGGATTCAATTTCAGAAACTTCATCAAGATAAGTCTGAATTATTTCAGATGATGTTCCGTTGCCCAGGTTATTTTTATACTCCGATAGGGACTCTTCTAGTTTTTGAATTTTTTGACGACTCTTATTCAGCAGTGCTTCAATACTTAATTTTTCTTTCTCAATTGATCTTGTGTGGCTCTGAAGTTTATTAACCTGGTATACTCCGGCTGCAAATACAGAAAGCAGTATCACAAAAAGCGGTTCTCCCGAAAGAGCAATATTTTGTGTAAAGAGTAATACAGATGCTATCACGTATATCAAGATCATTAAACCACCGCTGATGACAAGGCGTGAAAACAGGATCTGTTTTTTGAAAGAAAAGAAAAAAATAATTGTAATGAGAAACACAGATGATAAAAGCGTAACCCAGTATGGAGTTTTTGAAATAAATCTTTCGCGTAAAATTGTATCAAGCGCGTTTGCATGAATACCGATCAAAGGGAACTCATCTGCAAACGGGTTTGATGCGAATTCAGTATTTCTCGTTCCCAGCATTCCTATCAATACAATTTTATCTTTAAATCTTGCAAGTTCCTCATGCACTTTTTTATCTGAAGAATATGCCCTGTATAAATGAAGGAAATCCGATATTGCAATTGAGTTTAACGAATTAACTCCGCCGCAATAATTTATAGGCATTAAAGATTCATCTACTGGAATTTCAATTGAGTTTATTCCATTCTTTAATATCACTTTTGCCTGTGAGGTAATTATTGAATCAGCGGGCAGATCAAAATATACTCTTGCCAGTTCAAGACTAAGTGAAGGGACAAAAGATTTATGATATAATTCACTGACAGCAGTGTCATTGTTAACTATGAATAACGGTAGATTCCGTTTTGAAATTCCTTGTTCAAAATTAAGATGTCCGAATCCGGCAGCCGCATTTAAGAGGTTGCTGAAAGGGACTTCCATATTCTTACCGGAATAAAAAATATTCTTACTTAACGGAATAGTAGCAGAATCTTTTTTATCAGTTCCTTCTTCAGATAAATGTTTTTCAATTTGATTGAAGATGCCACCAAGGCATACCTTACCTGATTTTCTCACAGAGGAAAGTATCCAACCTGTTTGAGAAGGATAATCAGGACTTTTACTATCGAACACCACATCCAGACCGATTGCCTTAACTTCAAGTTGTGATAGAGCATTTATCAGCAGTGAATAATAAACCCATTTTAACGGTGCTCTTCCCAGCGAGTCTGTTATTGCGTCATCAATAAAAAGTGTTATGATGGAAGAATCCTGTTCAACTTCTCCTCTCATCCTAAAAAGCTGATCATTATATACTTTATCAAATTGTGATAAAGGTGCAGACAGAAGAATGTGAAACAGAATTATTGCCGCGATGATTAATAAATAAAAATTCTTCTTATTAATAATTGTCACTTCTTTTACTTGAAAATAATTGTGAGAAAACCAGCATCTTTTAGTCAATCGCCGCCATTATTTACTGAACTTGCGGTTTACTTTCTTGTCCGGGCTTCTAAACTTTATATAAATTTAGAACTATCTCCCTTAAATTAAAATGAATTTATAGGGTTGTTGCAATTTACGGGTTAATTAATTCGGGATATTAACAGTTTGACGGTATTTCTGTAAAATCCTTTCACTTTTATTTTGATGCAAGATGACGCAAAATCACCTGAAGATTGTCGTAAATACACACTACTAATACATAACTATAATTATAAATTCATATTGAACGAAAAACGAATTTAAATTCTTTATGGCAAGGATTGTTTTATCAAATTGTTACTTAAAAAAACTTACTTTGATTCATCGCATTTTTTTTTAAGTTTAAATGAAACGATAAAATATTTATTCCTTCCGTTATTGAAATAATCAGATCAGAAATGTTGCTATGCGAAGTACTCAAACTCGTACGGAAGAAGAATCTTATTGTATTACAGTTATTGTTTGAACAAGAAACTGGTAATTCGATTCGTAAAGAATCAGTAAAGTTACCATAGTCCAAAGGTAAACTTCAGGTCTCAGTTTTATACCGATCCCGAAATACAAAACTCAGTTTTCTTTGTTCAGACATCAAACCATCTCCCAATTATAGTTATTGATAGAACCGGAAAGAATATTTTTTCTCTCTGAGTCATTTTGTTTTGTCAGATATCTTGTGAACAATCAAGGAAAATTTATGCTGAATAAATTCAGGTGTTTCTGTTTTGTAATACTTTTGTTTTTAATTCACTCCTATCCGCTTATTTCTCAGAATTCAATCAAGCCTGATAGTGCGCTTCAGCTTATCTTAACTGAGCTTGATGGAAGTGAATTGTCTCTAACCACAACCAAAGAACTGGCTGAGAAAAATGCCACATTCTTAAAACGTGCTGAAGCTAATTATCTTGCTGCTCTTGGTTCATTAAGACGTGAAAGAGGTTCATTCGATCCCGAGCTTTATTTTAATCTGATGTACAGTGATATGAATGAACCGACGGCATCATTTTTTGCCGGTGCAGATGTTCTTATTACTGAGCGCACAACATCTCAAACCGGATTGAGATTGAAGCTTCCGTTCGGAACTGAACTTGACCTTGCTTTAAATACAGTGACACTTAACACAAATTCACAATTTGCATTTCTAAACCCTGAGTATGATGCTTTTGGAAGTCTGAGTTTCCGGCAGCCGTTACTGAGGGGATTAACATTATCAGGAAGAAAGAATCTTACAAAAGCTGAGTTTGATTACGAATCGGCAAAAGCACTTTATGAACAGGAATTATTGGCTATTAATGCTGTTGCAGAACAGTTGTACTGGAATTTATATACCGCTGAAAGAGATTATGCAGTTCAAAAACTTACTTATGAAAGAGCGGAAGCTTTCTTAACTGAAACACAGCTTAGAAATAATGCTGGTTTAGTTGGTCCAAACCAGGTTGCGAGCGCAAAAACTTTTTTTGCTGAACAAAAATTAATGCTGATAGACAGGGAAGAACAACTTGATACAAGATCTGATTTACTTGCTACGCTGATTGGCATGCGACCAACTGATAATAATGTAAGATTTAAAGTTACTGATAGCCCGCCTTCATATTTTGAGGTTGAACCTGTTGATTTATTGGTTGAGCGTGCACTGAAAAATAACCTTGAACTGATTGCAGCGCAAAAGCAACTGGAGTCTGCAAATTCACTTGTTGATGCCGGTAATTGGGAATTTCTGCCTAAACTCGATATTGTTGGTTCGTTAGTTAGTACCGGTATAGGTGGGGAATCTCAGGATGTAATTTTCGGCACAGACACATTAAGATCAACAACTAACGGAAGTTTTGGAGATGTACTGAGCCAGGTATTTAAAAGAAAATTTCCCGGCTGGAGTGTTGGTGTTGAATTAAGTCTGCCGATCGGATTAAGGCCTGGGCTTGGAGAAAAGGACAGGCTTGAAGCTGAAGCAATGAATTATGAACAAAGATATATCGAGCTTTCACGGATTTTAGAACAGCAGGTAAGAAGCGCTCACCGCGAACTGGTTCATGGCAATAGCAGGCTTATCGCGGCTCAGGAAGGGGTTGAAGCAGCCCAGGAACAGGTAAGAATAGGAATGATTGAATTTCAGAACGGAAGAATTACAGCTTTTGAGCTGGTAAGATTAAGTGAAGATTTTGCAGTGGCTCAAAGACGATATTCGGAAGCTCTTGTTAAAAATGTAAACGCGGCGGCAACATTAACGCTGCTTACTTCAGGTACATATTTAAGTGAACGAAATTAATTCAGGAGGTTTTATGAAAAATAAAATAAATTTTTTAGTCATCGAAAAACTGTTTACAAGTTTATCCATATCAACAACGGTTGCAATAGTCATATTATTGATGAGTATCAATTGCGCTGACCAGCAGGCATCGGGCGGAGATTTTTCCATGCCTCCAATGCCCGTGGAAGTTGCTAATGTTACCGCACAAACTGTTTCAGATAAGTTTGAAGCTGTCGGAACTATCGAGGCAATTGAAGAGATTACGGTTGTCTCTGAAATTGATGCTTCAGTTATCTCACTTCCGTTTGATGAAGGCAGTTACATAAAACAGGGTGACCTGATTGCGCAGCTTGATGACTCACAGCTTTCAGCAGAATTTATTCGTGCTGAGGCTTTGTTTACACAAAGCAAATCAACTTACGAAAGAGTAAAATCCATCGTTGAACAAAATGCCGGTACACCGCAAGATCTTGACGACGCGCTCGCTTCTTTAAAAGTAGCTGAAGCGAATCTAAAACTTGCAAAAGCAAGACTCGATAAAACAAAAATTACTGCGCCATTCAACGGATTGATCGGTTCAAGAAGAGTTAGTGTTGGAAGTTTTTTAAGAACGGGTCAGACTATTACTGAACTGGCAAATCTTAATGAGATCAGAATTAATTTTTCCGCACCTGAAAGATTTTTATCACAGCTTAAAAGGGGAGCTGACGTTATTGTCAGTTCACCTGTTTATCCGGGACACCAGGTAAGAGGAAGGATTATCGCAATAGAACCTGTTATTAATCCTGATACACGTACAGCAAGAATTGTCGCAAGAGTACAAAATCCCGGTCAGAAATTCAGAGCAGGTATGTCTGCAAATGTATCAGTTATCTTAAGCGAACGTAATGAAGCGTTAACCATCCCGATGGAAGCAATATTTGAAAGCGGCAACCAGTCATTCGTATTCGTTGTTAATGCCGACAGTACAGTTAAGCGTGTTGCAGTTACAACAGGACTTCAAATGCCTGATGTTGTTGAAGTGCTTCAGGGACTTGAAAACGGAATGCAGGTTATTAAAGCAGGTCATCAAAAATTATTTGAAGGTGCTAAGGTAATGCCTGTAAATCTTCAGTCACAACCGATGAATCAATAAGAAGAAACAGATTTAATACTAATGATCTTGACAAGGAGTTTTCTAAATGAAACTTAGTAAAATATCAATTGAAAGACCTGTACTTGCTACTGTGATGAGCCTGGTAATTGTTCTCTTCGGAATAATTTCATTTACGCAATTACCCGTACGTGAATATCCGGATATTGATCCGCCTGTAGTGTCAGTCGTTACTTTATACCGCGGAGCCAGTTCAAGTGTGGTTGAAACTGAAATAACAGATGTACTTGAAGAACAATTCGCGACACTTGAAGGTGTGAAGACAATTAAGTCATCAAGCAAAGAAGGCGGTTCTGTAATAACAATCGAATTTGAATTGAGTATAGATGTCAATGAAGCGGCAAACGATATA
It includes:
- a CDS encoding cupin domain-containing protein, translated to MLLPITPKSIIGLINYQSDAIVSKQIIKRNNGSVTLYAFDKDESLMESSTPNEIMLLVIEGTIEIKINGTINHIKMNEFYHLTSNIHYLVTAKEKTKVLFIVIK
- a CDS encoding sigma 54-interacting transcriptional regulator, yielding MTIINKKNFYLLIIAAIILFHILLSAPLSQFDKVYNDQLFRMRGEVEQDSSIITLFIDDAITDSLGRAPLKWVYYSLLINALSQLEVKAIGLDVVFDSKSPDYPSQTGWILSSVRKSGKVCLGGIFNQIEKHLSEEGTDKKDSATIPLSKNIFYSGKNMEVPFSNLLNAAAGFGHLNFEQGISKRNLPLFIVNNDTAVSELYHKSFVPSLSLELARVYFDLPADSIITSQAKVILKNGINSIEIPVDESLMPINYCGGVNSLNSIAISDFLHLYRAYSSDKKVHEELARFKDKIVLIGMLGTRNTEFASNPFADEFPLIGIHANALDTILRERFISKTPYWVTLLSSVFLITIIFFFSFKKQILFSRLVISGGLMILIYVIASVLLFTQNIALSGEPLFVILLSVFAAGVYQVNKLQSHTRSIEKEKLSIEALLNKSRQKIQKLEESLSEYKNNLGNGTSSEIIQTYLDEVSEIESRLDEVEEVKPVVDAEIKNFHNIIHTKNSKLVEIINLIKKIAPTDATVLILGESGTGKELVAKAIHDLSDRKNENFITINCGALPESLLESELFGHEEGAFTGAKKMRKGFFETADKGTIFLDEITETSEMFQIKLLRVLQSGEFNRVGGTKTNKIAVRIIAASNKNIETLVREKKFREDLYYRLNVIKVKIPPLKSRKSDLIALTNYFLEKEGTSNIKLADSSLEAFLSYHWPGNIRQLENVIKRASILAKVDNSGFINLKYLPPEIIGSMKNNQNLEGRIFEKLNAKEFSHSAISETAAELGGLHRSTISEYIRGVFFREFCNNEFDFEKTVRSITTSSDENVKTRITNKLNEYITNLTVYIDREIPIDELKEKLGIKFKKMPNKYHPYLITLIEHYYYDENVIQNKNSDKLN
- a CDS encoding TolC family protein, with product MLNKFRCFCFVILLFLIHSYPLISQNSIKPDSALQLILTELDGSELSLTTTKELAEKNATFLKRAEANYLAALGSLRRERGSFDPELYFNLMYSDMNEPTASFFAGADVLITERTTSQTGLRLKLPFGTELDLALNTVTLNTNSQFAFLNPEYDAFGSLSFRQPLLRGLTLSGRKNLTKAEFDYESAKALYEQELLAINAVAEQLYWNLYTAERDYAVQKLTYERAEAFLTETQLRNNAGLVGPNQVASAKTFFAEQKLMLIDREEQLDTRSDLLATLIGMRPTDNNVRFKVTDSPPSYFEVEPVDLLVERALKNNLELIAAQKQLESANSLVDAGNWEFLPKLDIVGSLVSTGIGGESQDVIFGTDTLRSTTNGSFGDVLSQVFKRKFPGWSVGVELSLPIGLRPGLGEKDRLEAEAMNYEQRYIELSRILEQQVRSAHRELVHGNSRLIAAQEGVEAAQEQVRIGMIEFQNGRITAFELVRLSEDFAVAQRRYSEALVKNVNAAATLTLLTSGTYLSERN
- a CDS encoding efflux RND transporter periplasmic adaptor subunit, with product MKNKINFLVIEKLFTSLSISTTVAIVILLMSINCADQQASGGDFSMPPMPVEVANVTAQTVSDKFEAVGTIEAIEEITVVSEIDASVISLPFDEGSYIKQGDLIAQLDDSQLSAEFIRAEALFTQSKSTYERVKSIVEQNAGTPQDLDDALASLKVAEANLKLAKARLDKTKITAPFNGLIGSRRVSVGSFLRTGQTITELANLNEIRINFSAPERFLSQLKRGADVIVSSPVYPGHQVRGRIIAIEPVINPDTRTARIVARVQNPGQKFRAGMSANVSVILSERNEALTIPMEAIFESGNQSFVFVVNADSTVKRVAVTTGLQMPDVVEVLQGLENGMQVIKAGHQKLFEGAKVMPVNLQSQPMNQ